In one Bacteroides intestinalis DSM 17393 genomic region, the following are encoded:
- a CDS encoding TonB-dependent receptor has product MAFIESTFIKEIRNIRLPLFIKLFALLLCTTIGTYGTEKVNLQSSNLSINMTNCTLKDVLKELENKSKYIFFYYDKNIDLKRKININVKNETIENILDKLFEHTDNTYSIHERQIVISKRKVVAEQNKEQTVVPAKKMLKGKVVDNLESPLPGATITIEGSTRGVTTDIDGSFSIEVTPTDKIIVQFLGMESQTITVGNQNDITIKLKEKADLLDEVTVVAFAKQRKESVIASVSTIKPSDLKVPSSNLTTSFAGRIAGLISYQRTGEPGQDNADFFIRGVTTFGKSSRANPLILIDGVEMTSDELSRLTTDDIASFSIMKDANATALYGARGANGVILVTTKEGKEGKVHVQLRLEGSYSTPTEHIKLADPVTYMRLHNEAVRTRDAMAALPYSTAKIMNTERGLDPLRYPAIDWQDMLFKNHTFNQRYNLNISGGGKVARYYIAASYSKDNGILKEDKRNNFNNNISIDKYLLRANVNVNLTKTTEAIVRLYGSFEDYSGPLDGGSALYKKAMHANPVLFQPFYPADQANEYTKHILFGNYDTGDYLNPYAEMVKGYTTRDRSNMFAQFELKQNLDFITKGLSARGLFNVSRYSLLKVNHSFKPFYYQIANTTNLNDYTLIPLNPDGGTDYLDYNKQPQTLNSTMYFEGAIQYNREFADKHNVSGLMVYTMREYLDGNANNLQLSLPYRNIGLAGRFTYGYDKRYFLEMNFGYNGSERFAKNERFGFFPSAGLGWVVSNEKFMEPYQKFISKLKLKATYGLVGNDNIGEESDRFFYLSQVNMNDSGKGFTFGEDFNYTRNGISISRYADSNITWEVSRKMNLGFELGLWNSLEVQFDYFTEKRTNILQIRQDIPPTMGLQAQPQANIGEAKGHGIDLSVDYNKSFTKNFWAIFSGNFTYATSKYLVYEEPDYVQTPWRSRIDQKLSQRWGYVAERLFLDDEEVKNSPKQMFGEYGAGDIKYKDINGDMKIDENDQVPIGYPTTPEIIYGFGLTTGYKNFDFSFFFQGSARSSFWIDPTATAPFVSDSSLGGNNQRALLKYWADSHWSEDNRDIFALWPRLSNVANENNQQTSTWFMRDGSFLRLKSVEIGYSLPQKWIRPISLQNVRLYATGSNLLVFSKFKMWDPEMAGNGFSYPLQRVFNFGINIEF; this is encoded by the coding sequence ATGGCATTCATTGAAAGCACATTTATAAAAGAGATTAGAAACATCCGGCTTCCTCTGTTTATAAAACTATTCGCATTGTTATTGTGCACAACGATCGGTACATATGGTACAGAAAAGGTCAATCTGCAATCCTCCAATCTTTCAATCAATATGACTAACTGTACATTGAAAGATGTCCTCAAGGAATTAGAGAATAAAAGCAAATACATTTTCTTTTATTACGATAAGAATATCGACCTGAAAAGGAAAATAAATATCAATGTAAAGAATGAAACAATCGAGAACATTCTGGATAAGCTATTTGAGCATACCGATAATACTTACTCAATCCATGAACGGCAGATTGTTATTTCAAAAAGAAAAGTAGTTGCAGAACAGAATAAAGAGCAAACTGTCGTTCCGGCAAAGAAAATGCTGAAAGGGAAGGTAGTGGATAACCTTGAAAGTCCCTTGCCCGGAGCAACCATTACCATCGAAGGCAGTACACGCGGAGTCACAACAGACATAGACGGCTCTTTTTCCATAGAAGTAACCCCTACAGATAAAATCATCGTTCAGTTTTTAGGAATGGAATCGCAAACCATCACCGTAGGAAACCAAAATGATATCACAATTAAACTGAAAGAAAAAGCCGACTTGCTGGACGAAGTCACCGTAGTCGCCTTTGCGAAACAGAGAAAAGAAAGTGTAATCGCCTCTGTTTCCACAATCAAGCCATCAGACCTGAAAGTACCTTCCAGCAACCTGACCACTTCCTTTGCCGGACGTATTGCCGGTTTGATTTCTTACCAACGCACCGGCGAACCGGGACAGGACAATGCAGACTTCTTCATCCGCGGCGTAACGACATTCGGAAAGTCAAGCAGAGCCAACCCGCTCATATTAATCGATGGAGTAGAAATGACAAGTGATGAACTCTCCCGGCTGACCACTGATGACATTGCCAGCTTTTCAATCATGAAAGACGCAAATGCTACAGCACTATATGGTGCCCGCGGAGCAAACGGAGTAATTCTGGTTACAACCAAAGAAGGGAAAGAAGGCAAAGTGCACGTACAATTGCGTTTGGAAGGTTCTTATTCTACACCTACCGAACATATCAAATTAGCCGATCCCGTCACCTACATGCGATTGCACAACGAAGCTGTACGTACACGCGACGCCATGGCTGCCCTGCCCTATTCGACAGCAAAGATCATGAATACCGAGCGTGGACTTGACCCTTTGCGTTACCCGGCAATAGACTGGCAAGATATGTTATTTAAAAACCATACCTTCAATCAGAGATATAACCTGAATATCAGCGGAGGCGGAAAAGTAGCCCGCTATTATATCGCTGCCTCTTACTCAAAAGATAACGGTATCCTTAAAGAGGACAAACGAAACAATTTTAATAACAATATCAGCATTGACAAATATCTGTTACGTGCCAATGTAAACGTAAACCTGACTAAAACGACCGAAGCTATTGTCCGCTTATATGGTTCTTTTGAAGATTACTCAGGCCCCCTAGACGGCGGTTCGGCATTATACAAGAAAGCTATGCATGCCAACCCGGTGCTGTTTCAGCCTTTCTACCCGGCCGACCAGGCTAACGAATATACCAAACACATCCTTTTTGGAAATTACGATACCGGTGATTACCTGAATCCCTATGCCGAAATGGTAAAAGGATACACCACGAGAGACCGCTCAAATATGTTCGCACAGTTTGAACTAAAACAAAATCTCGATTTTATCACCAAAGGATTATCAGCCAGAGGTTTGTTTAACGTCAGCCGGTATTCTTTATTAAAAGTGAATCACTCTTTCAAACCTTTCTATTATCAGATAGCCAATACAACAAATCTCAATGACTATACGTTGATTCCGCTTAATCCGGACGGTGGCACAGATTATCTGGACTACAATAAACAGCCTCAAACATTAAACAGTACCATGTACTTTGAAGGTGCCATCCAGTATAACAGGGAGTTTGCCGATAAACACAATGTATCCGGACTGATGGTTTATACAATGCGTGAATACCTGGATGGCAATGCCAATAATCTACAGTTATCTTTACCGTATAGAAACATCGGATTGGCAGGACGCTTCACATACGGATATGACAAACGTTATTTTCTTGAAATGAATTTCGGATATAATGGTTCTGAACGGTTTGCCAAGAACGAACGTTTCGGCTTCTTCCCGTCTGCCGGGTTAGGGTGGGTAGTCAGCAATGAAAAATTCATGGAGCCATATCAGAAGTTTATCAGTAAACTCAAACTGAAAGCAACATATGGTCTGGTAGGAAATGATAATATCGGGGAGGAAAGTGACCGTTTCTTTTATCTATCACAAGTAAACATGAACGACTCCGGTAAAGGATTTACATTCGGAGAAGACTTCAACTATACGCGGAATGGCATATCCATTTCAAGATATGCGGATTCCAACATAACATGGGAAGTCAGCAGAAAAATGAACTTAGGTTTTGAATTAGGATTGTGGAACAGCCTGGAAGTTCAGTTCGATTACTTCACGGAGAAAAGAACAAACATCCTTCAAATCCGCCAGGACATTCCGCCTACTATGGGGCTGCAAGCTCAGCCGCAAGCCAACATAGGTGAAGCCAAAGGACATGGAATAGACCTGTCCGTCGATTATAACAAAAGTTTCACCAAAAACTTTTGGGCAATATTCAGCGGCAACTTCACTTACGCAACCAGTAAATATCTGGTTTATGAAGAACCGGATTATGTGCAGACACCTTGGAGATCACGTATAGACCAAAAACTCTCACAACGCTGGGGATATGTTGCCGAACGGCTTTTCCTCGATGACGAAGAAGTTAAGAACTCTCCCAAGCAAATGTTCGGAGAATACGGAGCCGGAGATATCAAATATAAAGATATCAATGGAGATATGAAGATTGACGAAAATGACCAAGTACCTATCGGCTATCCTACAACCCCTGAAATCATTTACGGCTTCGGATTAACAACCGGATACAAAAACTTCGATTTCTCATTCTTCTTCCAAGGTTCAGCCCGCTCTTCTTTCTGGATAGATCCTACAGCTACAGCACCGTTCGTTAGCGATAGTTCATTAGGAGGAAACAACCAAAGGGCATTGCTAAAATACTGGGCTGACAGTCATTGGTCTGAAGACAACAGAGACATCTTCGCCCTTTGGCCGCGCCTGTCTAATGTAGCAAATGAAAATAACCAGCAGACCAGTACATGGTTTATGCGGGACGGCTCATTCCTACGTCTCAAATCAGTCGAAATAGGCTATTCATTGCCACAAAAGTGGATTCGCCCGATATCACTGCAAAATGTCAGACTCTACGCAACCGGGAGTAACTTACTTGTTTTCTCTAAGTTCAAGATGTGGGATCCTGAAATGGCCGGGAATGGTTTCTCCTATCCTTTGCAGCGTGTATTCAATTTCGGTATAAACATTGAATTCTAA
- a CDS encoding DUF5000 domain-containing lipoprotein yields the protein MKKIFFTIMALLIVSITSCDEEKIGQTPTDNIPPQPISNVSVESLPGGAKISYELPQETDISYVKGEYLFQGERRITRASVYNNYMIIEGLGNTNPVDITLYTVDHSENTSTPVKASFTPGIPPIHNIFTSMGLKADFGGINITWNNENKVEIGFTIYATNEKGIFEEGETFYTNQKDGSYSFRGYDSSERIFAFTITDKWGNISDTLKAAFTPLFEKELDKSKHKREVLPVDNNTDYSSGWLFSKLFDGVVGNNGWHTKQNDPNQKIPLYFTIDLGVEATLSRFKLWHRLGNNVYKNHNIKTFEVWGSRNYKKGMQENYWSEEWKNDWELLGDYETFKPSGEDNPSVTNEDIAYAEAGFEFMVPIEKQRVRYVRFAMKSNWSGSNALHISEITFYGDDRINDINE from the coding sequence ATGAAAAAGATATTTTTTACAATAATGGCCCTTCTAATAGTCAGCATTACATCTTGTGATGAAGAAAAGATCGGGCAGACTCCAACAGATAATATTCCGCCTCAACCCATTAGCAATGTGTCAGTTGAAAGTCTTCCCGGTGGAGCCAAAATCAGCTACGAACTACCGCAAGAAACGGATATCTCTTATGTAAAAGGAGAATATTTATTTCAAGGTGAAAGACGTATCACCCGTGCTTCTGTATATAATAATTACATGATAATAGAAGGACTTGGCAACACCAATCCGGTGGATATCACCTTATATACCGTCGACCATAGTGAGAACACATCTACCCCTGTAAAAGCATCTTTCACACCGGGTATCCCTCCTATCCACAATATCTTTACTTCAATGGGGCTCAAAGCCGATTTTGGCGGCATTAATATCACCTGGAATAATGAGAATAAAGTAGAAATAGGCTTCACTATTTATGCCACAAACGAAAAAGGCATCTTTGAAGAAGGAGAAACGTTCTATACTAACCAGAAAGATGGTAGTTACTCTTTCCGCGGTTATGACTCATCCGAACGGATATTCGCTTTTACCATCACAGACAAATGGGGAAATATATCCGATACCCTGAAAGCGGCATTCACTCCACTTTTCGAGAAAGAATTAGACAAATCTAAGCATAAGAGAGAAGTATTGCCTGTAGATAATAATACAGACTATAGTTCCGGCTGGCTATTCTCAAAATTATTTGATGGCGTTGTCGGAAACAATGGCTGGCATACGAAGCAAAACGACCCTAACCAGAAAATACCGCTATACTTTACCATCGACCTGGGAGTAGAAGCTACACTAAGCCGATTTAAGTTATGGCACCGTTTAGGTAACAACGTCTATAAGAATCATAACATCAAGACGTTCGAAGTATGGGGAAGCCGCAACTATAAAAAAGGGATGCAGGAAAATTACTGGTCTGAAGAATGGAAAAACGACTGGGAACTTTTAGGCGATTATGAAACATTCAAGCCTTCGGGAGAGGATAACCCGTCTGTCACAAACGAAGATATAGCCTACGCCGAAGCAGGATTTGAATTTATGGTACCCATTGAAAAACAGAGGGTACGGTATGTACGTTTTGCAATGAAAAGCAATTGGTCAGGAAGCAATGCGCTGCACATTAGCGAGATTACATTCTATGGAGATGACAGAATTAACGACATAAATGAATGA
- a CDS encoding ATP-binding protein: MEKDIIKQIILNQQEFISQVKLLPRKISIEENGNYVFVGIRRAGKTYMLYQHILQLLKDGHSKQEILFINFEDERITDIKKEELHLIVECYKEMFAFEPIIFLDEIQNVEGWEHFARRLADEKRRVFITGSNAHMLSREIASTLGGRYLMQEIYPFSFTEYLEYNHITLDTHWHLAPIRTDVVRLFEGYFYNGGLPESFSYTDKRAWLTSLYQKILYSDIVIRNNVRNEQSLRLLVRKLADSVLQPTAIKRLQNILQGDGSKVTRETISSYLGYLHDAYLIFSLCNFNDSIPQREGTKKHYFYDNGILNLFLFQPETKLLENIVAIHLYKQYGEALFYYNKNVEVDFVVPDAGLAIQVSYSLRDEQTRNREVNALVSLSRFMNISTALIISKDQEETIEQDGISIKVIPVWKWLAD, from the coding sequence ATGGAAAAAGACATCATCAAACAAATCATTCTGAACCAGCAAGAGTTCATCAGCCAAGTGAAGCTATTGCCCCGCAAAATATCCATTGAGGAAAATGGTAATTATGTATTTGTAGGTATCCGTCGTGCCGGCAAAACCTATATGCTCTACCAGCATATACTGCAACTGCTAAAAGATGGACATAGTAAACAAGAAATTCTCTTCATTAACTTTGAGGACGAACGCATTACGGATATTAAAAAGGAAGAACTTCATCTGATTGTAGAATGTTACAAAGAGATGTTCGCCTTCGAGCCTATCATCTTTTTGGACGAAATACAGAACGTAGAAGGATGGGAACACTTCGCACGCCGACTGGCAGATGAGAAAAGACGGGTTTTCATCACGGGTAGCAACGCCCACATGCTCAGCCGTGAAATAGCCTCTACACTGGGCGGACGATACCTGATGCAGGAAATATACCCCTTCAGTTTCACGGAATATCTGGAATATAATCATATTACACTGGATACCCACTGGCATCTGGCTCCCATCAGAACCGACGTAGTGCGTCTGTTCGAAGGTTATTTCTACAATGGAGGCCTGCCCGAAAGTTTCAGTTACACAGACAAGCGTGCCTGGCTCACCTCCCTATATCAAAAAATACTCTATTCGGACATTGTCATAAGAAACAATGTAAGAAATGAACAAAGCCTGCGTCTGTTAGTACGTAAGCTGGCAGACAGTGTGCTTCAACCAACAGCCATCAAAAGGCTACAGAACATCTTGCAAGGAGATGGAAGCAAAGTGACCCGCGAAACAATCTCCAGCTATTTAGGTTATCTGCACGACGCTTATCTCATCTTCTCTCTCTGTAATTTCAATGATTCCATCCCACAGAGAGAAGGAACAAAGAAACATTATTTCTACGACAACGGCATCCTCAACCTATTCCTCTTCCAGCCGGAAACCAAACTACTTGAAAATATTGTAGCTATCCATCTCTATAAACAATATGGAGAAGCACTCTTTTATTACAATAAGAATGTAGAAGTAGATTTCGTAGTTCCCGACGCCGGGCTGGCTATTCAAGTTTCCTATTCTCTCCGCGACGAGCAGACGCGAAACAGGGAAGTCAATGCCCTTGTCAGCCTTTCCCGCTTCATGAACATAAGTACTGCTTTGATTATCAGCAAAGATCAGGAAGAAACTATTGAGCAGGATGGAATAAGCATAAAAGTGATTCCTGTGTGGAAGTGGCTGGCAGATTAG
- the rpsO gene encoding 30S ribosomal protein S15: MYLDAAKKQEIFGKYGKSNTDTGSAEAQIALFSYRISHLTEHLKLNRKDYSTERALTMLVGKRRALLNYLKDRDIARYRAIVKELGLRK; the protein is encoded by the coding sequence ATGTATTTAGACGCTGCTAAAAAGCAAGAAATCTTTGGCAAGTACGGAAAGTCTAACACTGATACTGGCTCAGCTGAGGCCCAGATAGCTTTGTTTTCATACCGTATTTCCCACCTGACTGAGCACCTGAAGCTCAACAGAAAAGATTATAGTACTGAAAGAGCCTTGACAATGTTGGTAGGAAAACGCCGTGCGTTGCTGAACTACCTGAAGGATCGCGACATCGCAAGATATCGTGCCATCGTTAAAGAGCTCGGTCTGCGTAAGTAA
- a CDS encoding FecR family protein — translation MKTNYTNYKAEQLLEDDFFINSILHPTEETELFWEIQVTDGIIDKEEMMTAIYFLRSMQVRKRRMSSSELSEVWERIENTNRMSISHKAKPLYKLIIAASFALLIASSIFYVWERNKENNELFMIAQSIKPDSVVSDVQLVLANNEYISINNKKIDIQYDQKGNIHINDKKLKQENSATPQKEKDVALLHKINQLIVPKGRRSTLTFSDGTVLWVNSGSRVVYPEQFEAKQREIYIDGEAYLQVSPDKSRPFIVKTNKIDIKVLGTTFNITAYEEDDRQAVALVEGSVEIISDKKKLAALTPNDLFQYKNGQINIEQTDITQYISWVEGWYIFESEQLPSILDRLSRYYGKEIKYHKKEIEMIRCSGKLDLKDDLNKVLDALINTAPIRYATDKNVYSVSYRQE, via the coding sequence ATGAAAACCAATTATACAAACTATAAAGCAGAACAATTATTGGAAGATGATTTCTTTATCAACTCCATACTGCACCCAACGGAAGAAACCGAACTGTTCTGGGAAATACAAGTAACCGACGGAATCATCGACAAAGAAGAGATGATGACAGCCATATACTTTCTACGGAGCATGCAAGTGAGAAAAAGAAGAATGTCCTCATCTGAACTTTCAGAGGTATGGGAACGGATAGAAAATACAAACAGAATGTCTATTTCCCATAAGGCAAAACCATTATATAAGTTAATCATTGCCGCCTCGTTTGCATTACTGATAGCCAGTAGCATTTTTTATGTCTGGGAAAGAAATAAAGAAAATAACGAGTTGTTCATGATTGCCCAATCCATAAAGCCTGATTCAGTAGTCAGCGATGTACAGTTAGTATTAGCAAACAACGAGTACATCTCAATAAACAATAAAAAGATAGATATACAATATGACCAAAAAGGAAATATCCACATCAACGACAAAAAGCTCAAACAGGAAAACAGTGCAACCCCGCAAAAGGAGAAAGATGTTGCGCTACTCCATAAAATCAACCAGTTAATTGTACCCAAGGGAAGGCGTTCTACCCTGACGTTCTCCGACGGTACTGTGCTTTGGGTAAATTCCGGCAGTCGTGTAGTATATCCGGAACAATTCGAGGCCAAACAGAGGGAAATATATATAGACGGAGAAGCATACCTGCAAGTCAGTCCGGACAAAAGCCGTCCTTTCATTGTGAAAACAAACAAAATAGATATTAAAGTATTGGGAACTACTTTCAATATAACCGCCTACGAAGAGGACGACCGGCAGGCCGTAGCCTTAGTCGAAGGAAGTGTTGAAATTATCTCGGACAAAAAGAAATTGGCCGCTCTGACTCCCAATGACCTGTTCCAATATAAGAATGGGCAAATAAATATCGAACAGACTGACATTACACAGTACATTTCCTGGGTAGAAGGATGGTACATCTTCGAAAGCGAACAGCTTCCATCCATTTTAGACAGATTGAGTCGGTATTATGGAAAAGAGATCAAATACCATAAAAAAGAAATCGAAATGATACGGTGCAGCGGAAAGCTAGATTTAAAAGATGATCTGAACAAAGTTCTCGATGCATTGATAAATACCGCCCCTATCCGCTATGCAACGGACAAAAATGTCTATTCGGTTTCTTACAGGCAAGAATAA
- a CDS encoding RagB/SusD family nutrient uptake outer membrane protein gives MKYIKSIFLLVCITFVTSCVDYLDIVPNDVATMENAFTNRTSAEKYLFTCYSYLPIPGHPWVSPAMVGGDEIWWNTNQALFADIAATKIALGYQNSNDPYLNFWDGRYNGTNLFIGIRDCNIFIENIHKPRDMEEYEKQLWTSEVKFLKAYYHFFLMRLYGPIPIIRENLPVSASVDEVRVYRDPIDDVVNYIVELIDEAAAGLPDKIESMITDAGRITRPIALATKAEVLVWAASPLFNGNPDYLNFKDKRGVQLVPAEKDNTKWERAATAIKEAIETCEAAGHGFYEYIPPRTMSDQTKLSFELRGAVTEKFNKEIVWPSTQDVSSLQLLAMPHLVLGNLGNKGNELCASLKIAEQFYTQNGIPIDEDPAWDYQNRYKTQEAGVDHMFYIKTGETTAKLNFNREPRFYASLGFDRGIFEGSGQTEELNFWYLQVRKSEIAGFRGSGEYIPTGYFIKKLINAETVTGTATTSTYSGKRYSFPIIRMSGLYLLYAEALNEAKSTPDEEVYKWIDKVRERAGLKGVVESWKKSAKPDKPSTQEGMREIIHQERLIELAFEGQRFYDLRRWKKALKYLNEPIQGWDYKGETTDTYYTVSTYMNTRIFTMKDYLWPIKVSTLINNSNLVQNPGW, from the coding sequence ATGAAATACATTAAATCCATATTTTTACTTGTTTGCATAACATTTGTGACAAGTTGTGTCGATTATTTAGACATCGTTCCAAACGATGTGGCAACCATGGAGAATGCTTTCACGAACAGAACCTCAGCCGAAAAGTATTTATTTACCTGTTACAGTTATCTTCCTATTCCCGGACATCCCTGGGTTTCCCCGGCCATGGTAGGAGGAGATGAAATCTGGTGGAACACCAACCAAGCTTTGTTTGCAGACATAGCAGCTACCAAAATAGCCCTTGGCTACCAGAACTCTAATGACCCATATCTCAATTTCTGGGATGGTAGATACAACGGTACCAACCTGTTTATAGGAATCCGTGACTGCAACATTTTTATTGAGAATATTCATAAACCCAGAGATATGGAAGAGTATGAAAAACAACTGTGGACCTCCGAAGTGAAGTTCCTTAAAGCATACTATCATTTCTTCCTTATGCGGTTGTACGGGCCGATACCCATTATCCGCGAAAATCTACCCGTATCAGCATCGGTAGATGAAGTACGCGTATATAGAGATCCGATTGACGATGTGGTCAATTATATTGTTGAATTGATAGATGAAGCCGCAGCAGGTCTTCCTGACAAAATAGAAAGCATGATTACAGACGCCGGACGAATAACAAGACCAATTGCCCTGGCTACAAAAGCAGAAGTGCTGGTTTGGGCTGCAAGTCCTCTATTCAATGGCAATCCCGATTACCTCAATTTCAAAGATAAAAGAGGTGTCCAGCTGGTTCCGGCAGAGAAAGACAATACAAAATGGGAACGTGCCGCTACAGCAATAAAAGAAGCCATTGAAACGTGCGAAGCTGCCGGACACGGCTTCTACGAATACATACCCCCCCGTACTATGTCAGATCAAACTAAATTGAGTTTTGAATTACGAGGTGCTGTTACCGAAAAATTCAATAAAGAGATTGTATGGCCCTCCACACAAGACGTTTCCTCTCTACAGTTGCTTGCCATGCCACATCTTGTACTGGGCAATTTAGGTAATAAGGGAAATGAACTCTGCGCCTCCCTAAAAATAGCGGAGCAATTCTATACTCAAAACGGCATTCCTATCGATGAAGATCCGGCATGGGATTATCAGAATAGATATAAAACACAAGAAGCAGGAGTCGACCACATGTTCTACATAAAAACAGGTGAAACCACGGCTAAACTGAATTTCAATAGGGAGCCCCGTTTTTATGCCTCACTAGGATTCGACCGCGGCATCTTCGAAGGTTCCGGCCAGACAGAAGAACTCAACTTCTGGTATCTGCAAGTGCGCAAATCGGAGATAGCAGGCTTCAGGGGAAGTGGCGAATACATTCCTACCGGCTACTTTATAAAGAAACTGATTAATGCGGAAACCGTAACCGGAACAGCTACCACCTCCACTTATTCGGGCAAACGTTATTCTTTCCCCATCATACGAATGTCCGGTTTATACCTGTTATATGCAGAGGCTTTGAATGAAGCAAAATCCACTCCTGATGAAGAAGTTTATAAATGGATTGACAAAGTGCGCGAAAGAGCAGGCCTGAAAGGAGTGGTAGAATCGTGGAAAAAATCGGCAAAACCCGACAAGCCCTCTACGCAAGAAGGTATGCGTGAGATCATTCACCAGGAAAGACTGATCGAATTAGCCTTTGAAGGTCAACGTTTTTATGACCTGAGAAGATGGAAGAAAGCCCTGAAATATCTGAATGAGCCCATACAGGGATGGGATTATAAGGGTGAAACAACTGACACGTATTATACAGTTTCAACTTATATGAATACCCGTATTTTCACCATGAAAGATTATCTGTGGCCTATAAAAGTCAGTACTCTCATCAATAATTCAAACTTAGTACAAAACCCTGGCTGGTAA
- a CDS encoding RNA polymerase sigma factor: MMKQEEDFALWNQFLEGDEKAYLYIYKLYAQDMYSYGMLFTANSELVKDCLHDVFVKIHRNRKKLSQVDNIRLYLLKAMKNYLFDVFDKKKELFHNDTIEPVFSPEYTIEDKIIRQEELHYQSRKIRQMLESLTPRQKEVLYYKYMKNLTYDEIGEIMQMNYQSILNLIQRSIKKLRETFAESKVYLSIIIQLILISFLIL; encoded by the coding sequence ATGATGAAACAAGAAGAAGATTTCGCTTTGTGGAATCAGTTCCTTGAAGGTGACGAGAAAGCCTATCTGTACATATATAAATTATATGCGCAAGATATGTATTCGTATGGTATGCTCTTCACTGCTAACAGTGAGTTGGTAAAAGACTGCCTGCACGATGTATTTGTAAAAATACACCGTAACCGGAAGAAACTCTCACAAGTCGATAATATCAGGCTGTATCTCCTCAAGGCCATGAAAAACTATCTGTTCGATGTTTTCGACAAAAAGAAAGAGCTGTTCCACAACGATACCATTGAGCCTGTTTTCTCACCGGAGTATACGATTGAAGATAAAATAATCCGCCAGGAAGAACTGCACTATCAATCAAGAAAAATCCGTCAAATGTTAGAATCACTGACTCCACGCCAAAAGGAAGTTCTATACTACAAATATATGAAAAATCTGACTTACGATGAAATTGGTGAGATTATGCAAATGAACTATCAGTCTATACTCAATCTCATTCAACGATCGATAAAAAAGCTACGAGAAACCTTCGCTGAATCAAAAGTCTACTTATCAATTATTATCCAGCTCATTCTCATCAGCTTTCTTATCTTATAG